One part of the Anopheles coustani chromosome 2, idAnoCousDA_361_x.2, whole genome shotgun sequence genome encodes these proteins:
- the LOC131262824 gene encoding ubiquitin-conjugating enzyme E2Q-like protein 1: MSSRSKEKVTAAIRKFFKSSESKSKDSKDKDGTHTAAPTEASDAAHHHLSHAHLPHSAGTTTTATTTTAHGGGAGGSSGGGPSAGSGAHGGLASNGTTNGNTNSSGNSKANTDSPMRRLRCVVAPTTTAMMNVPVSKPLDTTIRSRRLMKELKEIERLQHSRAEPCFTVELINDNLYEWHARLFRIDPDSPLAEDLVELNIPFILLHLVFPENFPFAPPFMRVVEPRIEKGFVMEGGAICMELLTPRGWASAYTVEAILMQFAASLVKGQGRVSRKPKSAKDFSRRSAEDAFRSLVKTHEKYGWVTPALNDG; the protein is encoded by the exons ATGTCGTCCAGATCAAAGGAGAAAGTAACGGCCGCCATTAGGAAGTTCTTCAAAAGCTCCGAAAGCAAGAGCAAGGACAGCAAGGACAAGGACGGCACGCATACGGCCGCCCCGACGGAAGCATCCGATGCCGCACACCACCACCTGTCGCACGCTCACCTTCCCCATTCGGCgggaacgacgacgacggctacgacgacgacggcgcaCGGTGGTGGAGCCGGCGGTAGCAGTGGAGGTGGACCGAGTGCGGGCAGCGGGGCTCACGGGGGGCTAGCGTCGAATGGCACCACCAACGGCAACACCAATAGTAGCGGCAATAGTAAAGCCAACACCGACAGTCCCATGCGACGGCTTCGATG CGTGGTCGCCCCAACCACCACTGCCATGATGAACGTTCCTGTCTCAAAACCGCTCGACACCACCATCCGGTCGCGCCGTCTGATGAAGGAGCTGAAGGAGATCGAACGGTTACAGCATTCCCGTGCCGAGCCTTGCTTTACG GTGGAACTGATCAACGACAACCTGTACGAGTGGCACGCGCGGCTCTTCCGGATCGACCCGGACTCGCCGCTGGCGGAGGACCTCGTCGAGTTGAACATTCCCTTCATCCTGCTGCACCTGGTGTTCCCGGAGAATTTCCCGTTCGCGCCACCGTTCATGCGCGTCGTCGAGCCCCGGATCGAGAAGGGCTTCGTGATGGAGGGCGGTGCCATCTGCATGGAGCTGCTGACGCCGCGCGGTTGGGCAAGCGCCTACACGGTCGAGGCGATCCTGATGCAGTTTGCGGCCAGCCTGGTCAAGGGCCAGGGTCGGGTGTCGCGAAAGCCCAAGTCCGCCAAGGATTTCAGCAG ACGCTCGGCCGAGGATGCCTTCCGGTCGCTGGTGAAAACGCACGAAAAGTACGGCTGGGTTACACCGGCCCTTAACGACGGTTAG